One window of Mediterraneibacter butyricigenes genomic DNA carries:
- a CDS encoding PrgI family protein translates to MEVKMNKEIRDYQESMFWGLSFRQCLFSVLAILAALGIYFVTRKYAGEQVTGWLCILGAAPFAACGFFRYHGMTAEQFAWVVIKSELLYPKRLVFKSENLYFSCMEESLRLGEKMMGNGAELLEKKRTKQKKPKKRRGRGDAFD, encoded by the coding sequence ATGGAAGTGAAAATGAATAAAGAAATCCGAGACTATCAGGAGTCAATGTTCTGGGGCTTAAGCTTCCGGCAGTGCTTATTTTCGGTACTGGCGATCCTGGCAGCCCTTGGAATCTATTTTGTCACCCGGAAATATGCCGGGGAACAGGTAACCGGATGGCTGTGCATCCTTGGGGCGGCTCCCTTTGCAGCCTGCGGCTTTTTTCGTTACCACGGCATGACGGCAGAACAGTTTGCATGGGTAGTCATTAAATCCGAACTGCTGTACCCGAAGCGGCTGGTATTTAAGTCGGAGAACCTGTACTTTTCCTGCATGGAAGAGAGCCTGCGGCTGGGTGAGAAAATGATGGGAAACGGAGCGGAACTTCTGGAAAAGAAGCGGACGAAACAGAAGAAACCAAAGAAGCGAAGAGGAAGGGGTGATGCCTTTGATTAA
- a CDS encoding VirB4-like conjugal transfer ATPase, CD1110 family encodes MIKTLSQTLKQDKEKFKVPKSVQQAIPIRKIWPDGIFQVESKYSRTFRFTDINYSIASKADKTEMFLDYSELLNALDSGCTAKITLNNRKINKEEFEQSLLIPMKGDGLDEYRKEYNDMLLSKISGTNNSIYQERYLTISVHKKNIDEARTYFARVGTDIITHLAKLSSIGEELDAEQRLQIFRDFFKADVPQSFPFDMKAFAKKGHSFKDWICPDTMEFHNDHFKLGEQYGRVLFMEDYASYVKDEMISELCSLGRNLMLSIDIIPVPTDEAVREIQNRLLGVETNVTNWQRRQNANNNFSAVVPYDMELQRKETKEMLDDLTTRDQRMMFGILTMVHMAESKKQLDSDTETLYSIARKHLCQMATLKWQQVDGLNTVLPYGLRKIDAVRTLTTESTAVLIPFHTQEIMQPGGIYYGQNAVSKNMLVADRRKLLNGNSFRLGVSGSGKSFSAKEEIVDLALSTEDDILILDPESEFASLVEALNGEVIRISATSDTHLNALDMDSAYGNDRNPLIEKSEFILSLFEQLVGAGNLSAKEKSILDRCTADVYRDYMRGGYKGQVPTLKDLYRQLMLQPEEEARGLALSSELFINGSLNTFAQETNVNTKSRIIDYDIRELGEQLMPLGMLVTLDSIFNRVIQNWKKGKTTWIFADEFYLLFRYEYSADFFYRLYKRIRKYSGFVTGLTQNVEELLKSDTARLMLANSEFLILLNQATTDRDELAALLNISDNQLSYITNVGAGHGLIRCSGNLVPFENSFPRNTKLYRLMTTKPGEA; translated from the coding sequence TTGATTAAAACCCTGAGTCAGACACTGAAACAGGACAAGGAAAAATTTAAAGTACCGAAGTCTGTCCAGCAGGCCATCCCGATTCGCAAGATCTGGCCAGATGGTATTTTTCAGGTGGAGAGCAAGTATTCCAGGACATTCCGGTTTACGGATATCAACTATTCCATTGCCAGTAAAGCGGACAAGACGGAAATGTTCCTGGACTACTCTGAACTTTTAAATGCACTGGATTCTGGCTGTACGGCGAAGATCACCCTGAACAATCGTAAGATCAACAAGGAAGAGTTTGAGCAGTCCCTGCTGATCCCGATGAAAGGGGACGGTCTGGACGAGTACCGGAAAGAGTACAATGACATGCTCCTTTCCAAGATCTCCGGTACCAACAACAGTATCTACCAGGAACGCTATCTGACCATCAGCGTCCACAAGAAAAACATCGATGAAGCCAGAACCTATTTCGCACGTGTGGGAACGGACATCATCACCCATCTGGCCAAGCTGTCCTCTATTGGGGAAGAGCTGGATGCAGAGCAGAGGCTACAGATCTTCCGGGACTTTTTCAAGGCAGACGTTCCACAGAGTTTTCCATTTGACATGAAAGCCTTTGCGAAAAAAGGACACAGCTTCAAAGACTGGATCTGCCCGGACACGATGGAATTCCATAACGACCATTTCAAGCTGGGCGAGCAGTACGGCAGAGTCCTTTTTATGGAAGATTACGCCAGCTATGTAAAGGATGAGATGATCTCCGAACTGTGCAGCCTTGGCAGGAACCTGATGCTGTCCATTGATATCATCCCCGTACCGACAGACGAAGCGGTGCGTGAGATCCAGAACCGACTGCTGGGCGTGGAGACAAACGTCACCAACTGGCAGAGACGCCAGAATGCCAACAATAACTTTTCAGCCGTAGTTCCCTATGACATGGAGCTGCAGAGAAAAGAGACCAAGGAAATGCTGGACGATCTGACTACCAGGGACCAGAGGATGATGTTCGGTATCCTGACAATGGTACATATGGCAGAAAGCAAGAAACAACTGGATTCTGATACGGAAACCCTGTATTCCATTGCAAGAAAACACCTCTGCCAGATGGCAACCCTGAAATGGCAACAGGTCGATGGACTGAATACCGTCCTGCCGTATGGCCTGCGGAAAATCGATGCCGTGCGAACCCTTACCACAGAGTCCACTGCCGTATTGATTCCATTCCATACGCAGGAGATCATGCAGCCGGGCGGCATCTATTATGGGCAGAATGCAGTCAGCAAAAATATGCTGGTGGCAGACCGAAGGAAACTGTTAAATGGCAACTCTTTCCGACTGGGTGTCAGCGGTTCGGGAAAGAGCTTCTCAGCAAAAGAAGAGATCGTAGACCTTGCCCTTTCCACGGAAGATGACATCCTCATCCTTGATCCAGAGTCGGAGTTTGCTTCTTTGGTGGAAGCCTTAAACGGAGAGGTTATCCGGATCTCGGCAACCTCGGATACCCATCTGAATGCACTGGACATGGATTCCGCCTATGGCAATGACCGCAACCCGCTCATTGAGAAGTCAGAATTTATCCTGTCCTTGTTTGAGCAGCTTGTCGGAGCCGGAAACCTTTCGGCAAAGGAGAAATCCATCCTCGACCGCTGCACCGCAGATGTGTACCGGGATTATATGAGGGGCGGTTACAAAGGGCAGGTGCCGACTTTGAAAGACCTGTACCGACAGCTCATGCTCCAGCCGGAGGAAGAAGCCAGAGGACTGGCCTTGTCTTCGGAATTGTTTATCAACGGAAGTCTGAACACCTTTGCCCAGGAAACCAATGTCAACACGAAGAGCCGTATCATCGACTATGATATTCGGGAGCTGGGCGAACAGCTGATGCCCCTTGGCATGCTGGTCACACTGGATTCTATTTTCAACCGTGTGATCCAGAACTGGAAGAAGGGAAAAACGACATGGATCTTTGCGGATGAGTTTTATCTGCTGTTCCGCTACGAATACAGTGCGGACTTTTTCTACCGCCTGTACAAGCGTATCCGTAAGTATTCCGGATTTGTCACCGGGCTTACCCAGAACGTAGAGGAACTTCTGAAATCCGATACCGCCCGCCTGATGCTGGCGAACAGTGAGTTCCTGATCCTTTTGAATCAGGCCACCACCGACCGGGACGAGCTGGCGGCACTTCTGAATATTTCAGACAACCAGTTATCCTACATCACCAATGTGGGTGCCGGCCATGGTCTGATCCGCTGTTCCGGAAATCTGGTGCCATTTGAAAATTCGTTTCCAAGAAATACAAAACTGTACCGCCTGATGACGACCAAGCCGGGCGAAGCGTAA
- a CDS encoding lysozyme family protein — MKDIKTKEVTTKPKTKNPASRIPKELMRTAILESKEKSQTIANARDNDMGEQSPSEYASGKVTSAEEWAARKTGRTVTRAGKTAAQTSYEKIKQRAASKKEAEKETARGTGDTQTANPASREAQEAQIREVQIQEAQRQKVVSDAVKTKEQKIRAARETPRIQNRQEIAEMKQLSIREQSRKKEAKDTVRQTAIRQKQPETIRIKEKPRKQPEPKTIQKRIIKTAPQSAKISVQPEQKLRAASSNALTARMQKQMERRAAKQAAKKAALQTSDGIRRIQKTARAGENTFKAARAAVEVAAKTVQSMMAALGAAGAVMVLLLVIMVGIIGGAAFSGNSESNEALSQEVLSYTATIQKYANQYGIPEYVSVIQAIMMQESGGRGTDPMQSSECPYNTRYSNSPNAIQDADYSIQVGIQYYADCLKEAGCTSPQDMDKLKLSLQGYNYGNGYITWAIRKYGGYSAENALQFSNEQAASHGWSAYGDPEYVPHVLRYYSSGGLFAGLFGGNGQIVSVALTQLGNEGGQKFWSWYGFDSHVAWCACFASWCGDQAGLIESGKMPKFSLCDDGIAWFQSKGKWKSRGYSPAPGTLIFFDWNGDGTSDHVGIVEKTEGSTVYTVEGNSSNAVNQRSYDINNGTIMGYGIL, encoded by the coding sequence ATGAAGGATATCAAAACCAAAGAAGTTACAACAAAACCAAAGACCAAAAATCCTGCCTCCAGAATCCCCAAGGAGCTGATGCGGACGGCCATACTGGAGAGCAAGGAAAAATCCCAGACCATCGCAAATGCCAGGGACAATGACATGGGAGAACAGTCCCCATCCGAATATGCCAGTGGGAAAGTCACATCCGCAGAGGAATGGGCTGCAAGAAAGACAGGCAGAACTGTAACCAGAGCCGGAAAGACAGCCGCACAGACTTCCTACGAGAAGATCAAACAGAGAGCCGCTAGCAAAAAAGAAGCGGAGAAAGAAACCGCCAGAGGAACAGGGGACACACAGACCGCCAATCCTGCCAGCCGGGAAGCTCAGGAAGCACAGATCCGGGAAGTACAGATCCAGGAAGCCCAGCGGCAAAAGGTGGTTTCAGATGCCGTCAAAACGAAAGAGCAGAAGATCCGGGCTGCCAGGGAGACACCAAGAATCCAGAACAGACAGGAAATAGCAGAAATGAAGCAGCTCTCCATCCGAGAACAGAGCCGGAAGAAGGAAGCAAAAGATACAGTAAGGCAGACCGCCATCCGACAGAAACAGCCGGAAACCATTCGGATTAAAGAAAAACCAAGGAAACAGCCGGAGCCGAAAACCATACAGAAGCGTATCATCAAGACGGCTCCCCAGTCTGCGAAGATCAGCGTCCAGCCAGAGCAGAAGCTCCGTGCGGCCAGCTCCAACGCCCTGACAGCCCGGATGCAGAAGCAGATGGAACGAAGGGCAGCGAAACAGGCGGCGAAGAAAGCAGCCTTGCAGACTTCTGATGGAATCCGTCGGATACAGAAAACGGCAAGGGCAGGGGAGAATACATTCAAGGCAGCTAGGGCCGCCGTGGAAGTGGCAGCGAAAACCGTGCAGTCCATGATGGCTGCACTGGGAGCGGCCGGAGCGGTCATGGTTCTGCTTCTGGTTATCATGGTCGGGATCATTGGCGGTGCGGCATTCTCTGGAAACTCAGAGAGCAACGAAGCGCTCAGCCAGGAAGTACTTTCCTATACGGCAACCATCCAGAAATACGCCAACCAGTATGGAATCCCCGAATACGTTTCCGTGATACAGGCAATCATGATGCAGGAATCTGGCGGCCGGGGGACCGATCCCATGCAGAGCAGTGAGTGCCCATACAACACCAGGTACTCCAACAGTCCCAATGCCATCCAGGACGCAGATTACTCCATACAGGTAGGAATCCAGTATTATGCAGACTGCCTGAAGGAAGCCGGATGCACCAGTCCACAGGATATGGATAAGCTGAAACTGTCCCTGCAAGGATATAACTACGGCAACGGATACATAACGTGGGCGATACGGAAGTATGGCGGTTACAGTGCCGAAAATGCCCTGCAGTTTTCCAACGAGCAGGCGGCTTCGCATGGATGGAGTGCCTATGGCGACCCAGAGTACGTCCCACATGTCCTGCGGTATTATTCCAGCGGCGGATTGTTTGCCGGCCTGTTTGGAGGCAACGGCCAGATCGTATCGGTGGCACTTACCCAGCTTGGAAATGAGGGAGGCCAGAAGTTCTGGTCGTGGTATGGCTTTGACAGCCATGTGGCATGGTGTGCCTGCTTTGCCAGCTGGTGTGGGGATCAGGCAGGACTCATCGAGAGCGGCAAGATGCCAAAATTCTCCCTGTGCGATGATGGAATCGCATGGTTCCAGAGCAAGGGAAAGTGGAAAAGCCGGGGATATTCCCCAGCACCCGGAACCCTGATCTTTTTTGACTGGAACGGGGACGGAACCTCAGACCATGTGGGAATCGTGGAGAAAACCGAAGGCAGTACCGTATACACCGTGGAAGGAAACTCCAGTAATGCCGTGAACCAGAGAAGCTATGATATCAATAACGGAACGATCATGGGATATGGTATACTTTGA
- a CDS encoding helix-turn-helix domain-containing protein: MPIDDLTALGQKMREARKNKELTQQELSDLSHVSVKQIANIEKGKMNPSYLILRALAKVLHISLDTLINPDVSLEDEGVNQMKMLYSSCPPEMRDTLLHHTQETVKELTELSEKFETN; the protein is encoded by the coding sequence ATGCCGATTGATGATTTAACTGCTTTAGGGCAAAAAATGCGGGAAGCCCGAAAGAATAAAGAACTGACACAACAGGAACTTTCTGATCTGAGCCATGTTTCTGTAAAGCAAATCGCCAATATCGAAAAAGGGAAAATGAATCCTTCCTATTTGATTTTGAGAGCATTGGCAAAGGTCCTGCACATCTCTTTAGATACACTTATAAATCCAGATGTTTCTCTGGAGGATGAGGGTGTCAATCAGATGAAAATGCTTTATTCCAGCTGTCCGCCAGAAATGCGTGACACCCTGCTGCATCACACCCAGGAAACGGTGAAAGAACTGACAGAGTTGTCCGAAAAATTTGAAACGAATTGA
- a CDS encoding ABC transporter ATP-binding protein, whose translation MNCKEKLLEVRDIHKVYTKEGVPTKALNGITFDVLDGEFLGIMGASGSGKTTLLNCIATVIKPTSGQVLLSGANVSSFDSEKLAEYRGNKIGYLFQDFALLDNLTGRENILLPLSIHNVDISAAEKKLNDIAGLFGITDVLSKFPAQMSGGQKQRVAAARSLISDPDIILADEPTGALDTKAARLLMEKLCEINHGRGRTILMVTHDPNAASFCSRILFIQDGVIFHELRRKIPTETREEFYARILQVMAQMGGGSANVL comes from the coding sequence ATGAATTGCAAAGAAAAACTTTTGGAAGTCCGAGATATACACAAGGTATATACGAAAGAGGGTGTTCCTACAAAAGCTCTTAATGGCATTACCTTTGATGTTCTTGATGGCGAATTTTTGGGGATCATGGGCGCAAGCGGATCAGGAAAAACGACCCTGCTAAATTGCATTGCTACGGTTATTAAACCGACCTCCGGGCAAGTCCTGCTTTCCGGCGCAAATGTGAGTTCCTTTGATAGCGAAAAACTGGCTGAGTATCGGGGCAATAAAATAGGCTATCTGTTTCAGGATTTTGCTTTGCTTGACAACTTGACTGGCAGAGAAAATATCCTGCTGCCGCTTTCTATCCATAATGTAGATATATCTGCTGCGGAGAAGAAGTTGAATGACATTGCAGGACTTTTTGGAATCACGGATGTGCTCTCCAAATTTCCGGCGCAGATGTCAGGTGGTCAAAAACAGCGCGTCGCTGCCGCCCGCAGTTTGATTTCCGACCCCGATATTATTTTGGCAGATGAGCCAACTGGGGCATTGGATACAAAGGCAGCGCGGTTGCTTATGGAAAAACTGTGCGAGATCAATCACGGTCGCGGACGCACAATTTTGATGGTAACACACGACCCGAACGCTGCAAGTTTTTGTTCCAGAATCCTATTCATACAGGACGGTGTGATTTTCCATGAGCTGCGCCGGAAAATTCCGACTGAAACACGGGAGGAATTTTATGCGCGTATCTTACAGGTAATGGCACAGATGGGAGGAGGGAGTGCAAATGTTCTTTAA
- a CDS encoding ABC transporter permease: protein MFFNLAWRNSKRNRSENLIYFLTMVTAVATFYIVLSLGSQDVMRFLEEIESDAVNRLLTMLMPTVYLFSLLFVFFLVIFANKYQLECRSRELGLYLMFGMTKRHLFIQIMAEGLITSLLALLGGLICGGFLSEVISLATARLVGRGIIAHQSSFSVSAVLLTTLGFLMIQVVALFILCGRLFNKEIHQLLYGEMAKKQQVGKMSGNLFSLILGAVVLTLAYWVILKYFMVAGGMMIIVAVILGIVGTMLFIRGLAGLLSAAAASVKRNTTHGLYIFTLRQLHENIVHKYISIGVASILIMLTIMLIADGSTRIMSYGNQMTRGSSVYDFTVTGNEATVEKYLSGKQMQPYVADLSRMETGTMKRPASVKANSFIDWSGLREQVVLNLPPEVEDPVTQGATSYEFSPNQPAALNLLGCIDTTGASPFLIPVSSYNELLEAAGEKTIVLGIDEAVFYLNPDFQGSTKEETTTMLNQIAEDARANGKVLISIDGLPITLIPFVPMKGLTADENVKIITALIVSDEVYSEYVNPDTVTVYHNFCIPSETVEADGLMVSIMEARDLLKPSGLYCESYLDNFGRQLFYVISGSYTTLYMGFMLLIIACALLALQFLTQMRETKARYATLSILGARREQMKRSINQQVLWYFLLPLFPACISGTVGICAMQHYLYSNMAKLQQSYPMLLVMALVVVCMLALYGVAIARTANREISKLNWKPNA, encoded by the coding sequence ATGTTCTTTAACCTTGCGTGGCGAAACTCCAAACGAAACCGTAGTGAGAACCTGATTTATTTTCTTACTATGGTTACAGCTGTAGCCACATTTTATATCGTCCTCTCCCTTGGAAGCCAGGACGTGATGCGCTTCTTGGAGGAAATCGAAAGTGACGCTGTTAATCGACTTCTGACAATGCTAATGCCGACGGTTTATCTTTTTTCGCTGCTGTTTGTATTTTTCCTTGTCATTTTTGCGAACAAATATCAGCTTGAATGTAGGAGCCGGGAATTAGGGCTTTACCTGATGTTTGGAATGACAAAGCGACACTTGTTTATTCAAATCATGGCAGAGGGGCTAATCACATCACTGCTGGCTCTTTTGGGCGGACTGATTTGCGGCGGCTTTTTATCAGAGGTAATCAGCCTTGCTACGGCACGGCTTGTAGGTCGCGGCATAATTGCACATCAGTCAAGTTTTTCTGTGAGCGCTGTTCTCTTGACAACGCTTGGATTTCTAATGATTCAAGTTGTCGCGTTGTTCATCCTTTGTGGAAGACTATTCAACAAAGAAATCCACCAACTCCTTTATGGAGAAATGGCGAAGAAACAGCAAGTTGGAAAAATGAGTGGGAACTTATTTTCCCTCATTCTCGGAGCGGTAGTTTTGACGCTTGCATATTGGGTAATCCTAAAGTATTTCATGGTTGCTGGCGGTATGATGATAATTGTTGCCGTGATATTAGGTATTGTGGGAACAATGCTTTTTATCCGTGGGCTTGCAGGCTTGCTGAGCGCAGCGGCGGCTTCTGTGAAACGCAACACAACACACGGTCTATATATTTTCACTCTGCGGCAGTTACACGAAAATATAGTCCACAAGTATATTTCAATCGGTGTTGCATCTATTTTGATTATGCTCACTATCATGCTCATTGCGGACGGATCAACCCGCATTATGTCGTATGGGAACCAAATGACGCGGGGATCTTCTGTTTACGATTTTACCGTCACGGGCAATGAAGCGACTGTTGAAAAATACCTTTCGGGTAAGCAAATGCAGCCCTATGTGGCTGATTTGAGCCGCATGGAAACAGGAACAATGAAACGCCCAGCTTCCGTGAAAGCGAACTCTTTTATAGATTGGTCCGGGCTGCGTGAACAGGTTGTTTTGAATCTGCCGCCAGAAGTAGAGGATCCCGTCACACAAGGAGCTACAAGCTATGAGTTCAGTCCCAATCAACCAGCCGCGCTTAACCTTTTAGGGTGTATTGATACTACGGGAGCTTCGCCATTTTTAATTCCCGTATCTTCATATAACGAATTGCTGGAAGCAGCTGGAGAAAAAACTATCGTTCTTGGAATCGACGAAGCTGTATTCTATCTTAACCCGGATTTTCAGGGGAGTACAAAAGAAGAAACCACCACCATGTTGAACCAGATTGCGGAGGACGCACGGGCTAATGGTAAAGTCTTGATTTCTATTGACGGACTGCCAATTACGCTTATCCCGTTTGTGCCGATGAAAGGCTTGACTGCGGATGAAAACGTAAAAATCATAACCGCATTGATTGTTTCCGATGAAGTATATTCTGAATATGTAAATCCAGACACCGTTACCGTTTATCACAATTTCTGTATTCCGAGCGAAACTGTGGAAGCTGATGGCCTGATGGTGTCGATTATGGAAGCCCGTGACCTGTTAAAGCCCTCTGGCCTGTACTGCGAAAGCTATTTGGACAATTTCGGACGGCAACTATTTTATGTCATTTCCGGCAGCTACACGACCTTATACATGGGTTTTATGCTTCTAATTATCGCTTGCGCCCTACTTGCCCTGCAATTCCTAACCCAAATGCGAGAAACAAAGGCAAGGTATGCGACACTTTCTATTCTGGGCGCACGACGCGAACAAATGAAGCGTTCCATAAACCAACAGGTGCTATGGTATTTTCTGCTCCCGCTGTTTCCTGCGTGTATCAGCGGTACAGTCGGAATTTGCGCAATGCAGCATTACCTATACTCTAATATGGCAAAACTGCAACAGTCTTATCCTATGCTGCTCGTTATGGCGCTTGTCGTTGTTTGTATGCTTGCATTGTACGGTGTGGCTATTGCGCGGACAGCAAACCGTGAAATCAGCAAATTAAATTGGAAGCCAAATGCTTAA
- a CDS encoding response regulator transcription factor has product MAQIIVVEDDVYMREELIDVLEKAGYDAVPLLDFENAVSQIMSLSPDLILLDINLPFHSGFEICKEVKAKQLGTVLILTARDKLQDELHALGLGADDYLTKPCNTERLLARIKNLLRRKEEQMQQGLLNGGGFLLDPNTFTLYAGKKSYVLPQNEGKILLTLLKSSPNLVSKSDLFHVLWGTAEFIDENALQVNFTRLRKTLREVGLDDRIETVRGQGYRLKEQVEV; this is encoded by the coding sequence TTGGCGCAAATTATTGTGGTTGAAGATGATGTATATATGCGGGAAGAATTGATTGATGTGTTGGAAAAAGCGGGATATGACGCTGTTCCTTTGCTTGACTTTGAAAATGCCGTATCACAGATAATGTCTCTTTCCCCGGACTTGATTTTGCTCGACATCAATCTTCCTTTTCACTCCGGCTTTGAAATCTGCAAAGAGGTAAAGGCCAAACAGCTTGGGACTGTGCTGATATTAACTGCAAGAGATAAATTACAGGACGAGCTTCACGCTTTGGGATTAGGGGCGGACGATTACCTAACAAAGCCATGCAACACGGAACGGCTTCTTGCCCGCATTAAAAACCTCTTGCGCCGCAAAGAAGAACAGATGCAGCAGGGATTGCTTAACGGGGGCGGCTTCCTGCTTGATCCAAACACTTTTACGCTCTATGCAGGAAAGAAATCTTATGTTCTTCCGCAGAATGAGGGGAAAATACTTCTCACCCTTTTGAAAAGCAGCCCGAACCTTGTATCAAAGAGCGACCTGTTTCATGTGCTTTGGGGAACAGCGGAGTTTATAGACGAAAATGCGCTGCAAGTCAATTTTACACGACTGCGGAAAACGCTGCGTGAAGTTGGACTTGATGATCGCATTGAAACGGTGCGCGGGCAAGGCTACCGTTTGAAAGAGCAGGTGGAAGTATGA
- a CDS encoding sensor histidine kinase, translated as MKKFNTLLTYVSSNRIWLITLGCLDLFFAFLAWVAYPGDFLSLVGLMIFVSLAAFVIPFVISIHKRSKIDAAFRRFLLEPDDTNEYLLCESAPASMRPYIHELAHHLRMQEGYVNEQQLKVANYESYIENWVHEIKKPLSLMTLLLDNRKVEMSPLVHTRMLYVRDHVRQNVEQILYFSRLGAAHKDCYFEPILILETCREAVEDNLSLLEEAQFSVTYSGNDCNVISNKKGFMFILGQIISNSVKYAVKDTAPAIQFSVTDNPESGQITLSVSDNGTGIPASDLPFVFDKGFTGDAGSFLSRSTGMGLYLVQKMAKDLAIDLQITSQLSCGTTIILMFPKVQYPVRRFDDATADSYANTKEK; from the coding sequence ATGAAGAAATTTAATACTCTCTTGACCTATGTATCGTCCAATCGTATTTGGTTGATTACTCTTGGCTGCTTGGATTTGTTCTTTGCGTTTCTGGCATGGGTGGCTTATCCGGGGGATTTTTTGAGCCTTGTGGGGCTAATGATATTTGTATCACTTGCCGCGTTTGTCATCCCCTTTGTCATCTCAATTCATAAACGCAGTAAAATTGATGCCGCTTTTCGGCGCTTTCTGTTAGAGCCGGACGACACAAACGAATACCTGTTGTGTGAAAGTGCCCCCGCGTCAATGCGCCCATATATCCATGAATTAGCCCATCATCTGAGAATGCAAGAGGGGTATGTGAACGAACAGCAGTTAAAGGTTGCCAACTACGAAAGTTATATTGAAAATTGGGTGCATGAAATCAAGAAACCTCTGTCCCTTATGACGCTTCTTTTAGATAATCGAAAGGTTGAGATGTCACCGTTGGTGCATACTCGTATGCTATATGTACGCGACCATGTGCGGCAGAACGTAGAACAGATTTTGTACTTTTCACGTCTTGGGGCGGCTCACAAAGATTGCTATTTTGAACCAATTCTGATCTTAGAGACTTGTCGGGAAGCGGTTGAGGACAATTTATCCTTGCTTGAAGAAGCCCAATTTTCTGTCACATATTCCGGGAACGACTGTAACGTAATTTCTAACAAAAAAGGCTTTATGTTCATTTTGGGACAGATTATTAGCAACAGTGTAAAGTATGCTGTGAAGGACACCGCCCCCGCTATTCAATTTTCAGTAACGGATAATCCAGAAAGCGGGCAGATTACTCTATCCGTCAGCGATAACGGAACAGGTATACCCGCGTCTGATCTGCCGTTTGTTTTTGATAAGGGCTTCACTGGGGACGCAGGAAGCTTTTTAAGCCGCTCCACAGGTATGGGATTATATTTAGTGCAGAAAATGGCAAAAGATTTAGCGATAGATTTACAAATCACATCACAGTTGTCATGCGGAACAACCATTATTCTGATGTTCCCCAAGGTGCAATATCCAGTCAGGAGGTTTGATGATGCAACAGCAGATTCGTACGCAAACACCAAAGAAAAATAA
- a CDS encoding DUF6619 domain-containing protein, protein MSRKIVMILVCILVLGLSGCGDTLTLNQYNTSEIWYIAYTDIDTVCESNELTADGSSILHSEEDYLLLSYVVDSNIEITKELKDGGWDHLILTNPQWIDRFGDPSKLKPVEYGSLANSMQEFLDVQMPILTADGNVLPDGVGLYQYDGETLLAFPVHVALGAAEPIEAKNPLIILVDKPAQSLKASSCMLPLTSSGNVLFAEGEKLQESFDESKLIDYGSIEEFQMNH, encoded by the coding sequence ATGAGCAGAAAAATAGTGATGATACTCGTGTGCATCCTTGTATTGGGTCTATCTGGGTGTGGAGATACACTCACTCTTAATCAATACAATACGAGTGAAATTTGGTATATAGCATATACAGACATTGATACAGTTTGTGAGAGCAATGAATTAACCGCAGATGGCTCCAGCATTTTACATTCTGAGGAAGATTATCTTCTGCTTTCATATGTAGTTGACAGCAATATTGAAATTACAAAAGAGCTAAAGGATGGGGGGTGGGACCATTTGATCCTGACAAACCCTCAATGGATAGATCGCTTTGGTGATCCCAGCAAGTTAAAACCTGTGGAATATGGCAGTTTGGCAAATAGCATGCAGGAATTTTTAGATGTTCAAATGCCTATATTGACTGCTGATGGAAATGTATTGCCTGATGGAGTGGGACTATATCAATATGATGGAGAGACATTATTGGCATTTCCGGTGCATGTGGCGTTGGGCGCAGCAGAGCCGATAGAAGCAAAAAATCCATTGATTATCCTTGTGGATAAACCGGCACAAAGTCTTAAAGCGAGTAGCTGTATGTTGCCGCTGACTTCAAGCGGAAATGTCCTGTTTGCAGAAGGAGAGAAACTTCAAGAGTCATTTGACGAGAGCAAACTAATTGACTATGGATCGATTGAAGAGTTTCAGATGAATCATTAA